A section of the Osmia lignaria lignaria isolate PbOS001 chromosome 3, iyOsmLign1, whole genome shotgun sequence genome encodes:
- the LOC117611177 gene encoding ras-related protein Rap-2a, which produces MMKGRHQFRRRFSLQPSSLKEGQEDGTTKNVRNERLSESDSGGGKQTESSIRYKIVVMGAAKVGKSAIINQFLYNTFTPKYKRTVEEMHHGDFNVSGIHLTLNILDTSGSYEFPAMRDLSIKCADAFILVYDVHDANTFLEVKTLRSEILSKKGAVPIVIVGNKVDLIDSEQEVDSESTRELVTTKWNNGFVEVSAKENLNITQVFKELLTQAKMKYNLSPELRRRRRQSLPPPQHLNSRSSSAHVPSPAQLQHLQQIRERSESKRNSCILS; this is translated from the exons ATGATGAAAGGTCGGCACCAGTTTCGTCGCCGTTTCAGTCTACAACCGTCATCGCTGAAGGAGGGTCAGGAAGATGGTACGACGAAGAACGTTAG AAATGAAAGATTGTCGGAATCGGACAGCGGCGGCGGAAAACAAACGGAAAGTTCTATAAGATACAAAATCGTGGTGATGGGAGCAGCGAAGGTTGGGAAATCGGCGATTATCAATCAGTTTCTCTACAACACCTTCACTCCTAAATACAAACGAACTGTGGAGGAGATGCACCACGGCGATTTCAACGTATCCGGGATACATTTGACGCTAAACATCTTGGATACGTCGGGCTCGTACGAATTCCCGGCTATGAGAGACCTTTCGATCAAATGCGCGGATGCTTTCATCCTCGTCTACGACGTTCACGACGCCAACACCTTTCTCGAGGTGAAGACTCTGAGATCCGAAATTCTCAGCAAGAAGGGCGCGGTGCCGATTGTAATCGTCGGTAATAAGGTCGATCTGATCGATTCCGAACAAGAG GTGGACAGCGAGAGCACCAGAGAACTAGTCACCACGAAATGGAACAACGGATTCGTAGAGGTGTCGGCAAAGGAGAACCTGAATATCACGCAGGTGTTCAAAGAGTTGTTAACCCAAGCGAAGATGAAATACAATTTGAGCCCGGAACTACGACGACGTCGCCGGCAATCGTTGCCACCACCGCAACATTTAAATTCCCGTAGCAGCAGCGCTCACGTTCCATCGCCAGCTCAATTGCAACATTTGCAACAGATTCGCGAGCGTTCCGAATCCAAGAGGAATTCCTGCATTCTCTCGTAA
- the LOC117611173 gene encoding uncharacterized protein LOC117611173, which translates to MCRPNFRVKLDLCKFYNDVRRYCWIFIDGTKMCNVSHMTEHIGKLLNIKEPFHLLLNKTEYLPPNEDIRIVKENETILVSPGSGLENEMEISTENTTQDISSFMKEERNNSFQNKQIQTNCFSVNTTAVQTLSNEGAYKSQSEFSGFSTACYGKGDSEASSVVKSKTTDTALMEDFNTENLYPKRKRVRHRKKKTKEVEQSAPQENENKPAKPRIIDSYPVSFGSHIRFDNVDNKDVKENKVIRTDTMNGCNVKQISPSHELANLLSLGKSSTPLTFSNTRVKEEPKVDHMSDGEPQVKASSENRNESVAVNEKAQNGKKDWLDKDFLKYPILTRKPEVLDVIAFKMLKIGKDYTPQISDFIVGEVIFRNPLNTVYTFKVLKGLSEVQIPLGKFTIMQDKEERVMNDTFVVNYAQMMESRLISSGSPPVSMHSIIVVT; encoded by the exons ATGTGCCGGCCAAATTTTCGCGTTAAACTTGATTTATGCAAGTTTTATAACGATGTACGACGTTACTGTTGGATTTTCATTGATGGTACAAAAATGTGCAATGTATCACATATGACAGAACACATTGGAAAATTATTGAACATCAAAGAACCGTTCCATTTGTTGTTAAATAAAACTGAGTACTTGCCACCTAACGAGGATATTCGTAttgttaaagaaaatgaaacgatatT GGTTTCTCCTGGATCTggattggaaaatgaaatggaaataTCTACAGAGAATACAACACAAGATATAAGTAGTtttatgaaagaagaaagaaataattccTTTCAAAATAAACAAATTCAGACCAATTGTTTTTCAGTAAATACAACTGCAGTTCAAACTTTGTCAAATGAAGGTGCATACAAATCGCAAAGTG AGTTTTCAGGATTCAGTACAGCATGTTATGGGAAAGGAGATAGCGAAGCAAGCAGTGTGGTCAAATCAAAAACTACTGACACAGCTCTGATGGAAGATTTTAATACAGAAAACTTATATCCAAAACGAAAACGCGTAAGGCAtagaaagaagaagacgaaagaaGTTGAGCAAAGTGCTCcacaagaaaatgaaaataaaccaGCAAAGCCTAGAATTATTGATTCTTATCCTGTTTCTTTTGGCAGCCACATTCGTTTTGATAATGTAGATAACAAGGATGTTAAAGAAAACAAAGTAATTCGTACAGATACAATGAATGGGTGCAACGTTAAACAAATATCACCTTCTCATGAACTTGCAAACTTATTATCGTTAGGAAAAAGTTCTACTCCACTAACCTTTAGTAACACCAGAGTGAAGGAGGAACCCAAGGTAGATCACATGTCCGATGGAGAGCCTCAAGTTAAAGCTTCCTctgaaaatagaaatgaaagtgTGGCTGTGAATGAAAAAGCGCAGAATGGTAAAAAAGATTGGTTGGACAAAGATTTTCTCAAGTATCCAATTTTGACAAGAAAACCAGAAGTTTTGGATGTTATAGCTTTTAAG ATGCTCAAAATTGGAAAAGATTATACGCCACAAATATCAGACTTTATTGTAGGAGAAGTAATATTTCGGAATCCTCTAAATACAGTGTATACATTCAAAGTATTAA AAGGATTATCAGAAGTGCAAATACCGCTTGGAAAATTTACAATTATGCAAGATAAAGAAGAACGTGTAATGAATGATACATTTGTAGTAAATTATGCTCAAATGATGGAATCTCGACTTATATCTAGTGGTAGTCCACCTGTTTCAATGCATTCTATTATAGTAGTTACATAA